One window of the Flavobacteriaceae bacterium YJPT1-3 genome contains the following:
- a CDS encoding class I SAM-dependent methyltransferase translates to MDILGTALLDYYEGRYSEDITVHSNIAEDDVLPLPHLFRSFEEMPVLEQQALKLCKGHVLDIGCGAGSHALYLQKQKFKVTALDASPGAVQVAQMRGVIDARQQSLLDFKGETFDTLLLLMNGTGIFESTAKISEYLAHLHRLTAPHGQVLIDSSNIAYMFEDEDGGYWMDMNADYYGEVEFQLSYQGKSGAPFDWLYLDYDRLSAFAKANHWTCERIQEGPYHDYLARLRPA, encoded by the coding sequence ATGGATATTTTAGGCACCGCCTTACTCGATTATTATGAAGGCAGATATTCGGAAGACATCACCGTGCATTCAAATATTGCAGAAGATGATGTGTTACCACTACCCCATTTGTTCCGCAGCTTTGAAGAAATGCCTGTTTTAGAACAACAGGCCCTAAAGCTGTGTAAGGGACACGTCCTGGATATTGGATGTGGTGCCGGATCTCATGCGCTTTATCTGCAGAAGCAAAAATTCAAGGTCACGGCACTGGATGCCTCCCCGGGAGCGGTACAGGTGGCCCAGATGCGCGGAGTAATAGACGCCAGACAACAATCCTTGCTCGATTTTAAGGGGGAGACCTTTGATACGCTCTTGTTATTGATGAACGGTACCGGGATCTTTGAATCTACGGCAAAAATCAGCGAATACCTTGCTCATCTACACCGACTCACCGCTCCCCATGGTCAGGTATTGATCGACTCCTCCAATATAGCGTATATGTTTGAAGACGAGGACGGTGGTTATTGGATGGATATGAATGCAGACTACTACGGCGAGGTGGAATTTCAGCTGAGCTATCAAGGGAAGAGCGGTGCCCCTTTCGATTGGCTCTACCTCGATTATGATCGTTTATCCGCTTTCGCGAAAGCGAATCACTGGACTTGCGAACGGATTCAGGAAGGTCCTTACCATGATTATCTGGCCCGTCTCCGTCCGGCCT
- a CDS encoding cysteine synthase family protein encodes MEYAENILGTIGNTPLVKMNALVADLPCLVLAKYETFNPGNSVKDRMALTMIEDAEKAGALKPGGTIIEGTSGNTGMGLALAAIVKGYKMICVMSDKQSKEKMDILRAVGSQVVVCPTDVPPDDPRSYYSTSKRLAEETPNSWYVNQYDNPSNCKAHFQSTGPEIWRQTEGKVTHFVVGVGTGGTISGVGSYLKMKNPDVKIWGVDTYGSVFKKYHETGIFDENEIYPYVTEGIGEDILPLNVNFDIIDGFTKVTDKDAAIYTQRLAREEGMFLGNSAGAAIKGLLQLKEHFSKDDVVVILFHDHGSRYVGKMFNDNWMREKGYLDE; translated from the coding sequence ATGGAATACGCAGAAAATATCTTAGGTACGATCGGGAACACGCCACTGGTGAAAATGAATGCTTTGGTGGCCGACCTACCTTGCCTGGTACTGGCCAAATACGAAACCTTCAATCCGGGAAATTCGGTCAAAGACCGTATGGCGCTGACCATGATTGAGGACGCCGAAAAGGCAGGAGCTTTAAAGCCGGGAGGAACCATCATTGAAGGGACCTCCGGAAACACCGGAATGGGGTTAGCCCTGGCCGCCATTGTCAAAGGCTACAAAATGATCTGCGTCATGTCCGATAAACAGAGCAAGGAGAAAATGGATATCCTGCGTGCGGTAGGCAGCCAAGTGGTGGTGTGTCCTACCGATGTTCCGCCAGACGATCCACGGTCGTACTATTCGACCTCTAAACGACTGGCTGAAGAAACTCCCAATTCCTGGTATGTGAACCAATACGATAATCCCAGCAATTGTAAAGCCCATTTTCAATCGACCGGACCTGAAATCTGGCGTCAAACCGAGGGAAAAGTAACCCACTTTGTGGTGGGTGTAGGTACCGGCGGTACTATTTCCGGAGTAGGTAGTTATTTGAAAATGAAGAATCCGGACGTCAAGATTTGGGGTGTAGATACCTACGGCTCTGTGTTTAAGAAATACCACGAGACCGGCATCTTTGATGAAAATGAGATCTATCCTTATGTCACCGAAGGGATAGGCGAAGATATCCTGCCTTTGAACGTCAATTTTGATATTATCGATGGCTTTACCAAAGTGACCGATAAAGATGCGGCCATTTACACCCAGCGCCTGGCTCGGGAAGAAGGTATGTTTTTGGGAAATTCGGCCGGTGCGGCGATCAAAGGATTACTTCAGCTCAAGGAGCATTTTTCTAAAGATGACGTCGTGGTCATCCTCTTTCACGATCATGGAAGTCGGTATGTGGGTAAGATGTTCAATGATAACTGGATGCGCGAAAAGGGCTACCTCGACGAATAA
- a CDS encoding ABC transporter permease, whose amino-acid sequence MAFNLEYFIAKRLNSAGSGKSSPSRPIIKIAIIAIVLGMVMMLVTVASGVGLQKKIREKVSAFNGHIIISNFDGNNSEETVNPIALDQEFYPDFDAVPEVTHVQAIAAKQGIIRTASTFEGVMVKGVGADYNWNLIEEYLTQGRLPEYTGALNTEILLSNYLANRLGFQLGDKLITYFVNDDGKFKAVRFDVVGIYESGFQEFDEIYLFADIRHIQRVNRWEANEVGAFEVFISDFDELAMVGNKVYENTGSTLNSRTVTQKYYSIFEWIALFDFNIILIIAVMILVAGINMIVALLVLILERTQMIGILKALGSTNWSVRKIFLYNAVYLILTGLFWGNLIGIGILLVQQHYGIIALNPETYYVTQAPVDLNWGYILLLNLGTFLLCMLMLLIPSYIVTRIVPVKSIRFE is encoded by the coding sequence ATGGCATTTAATCTCGAATATTTTATCGCTAAACGGCTCAATAGTGCGGGGTCCGGTAAAAGTAGCCCTTCTCGGCCTATAATTAAAATAGCGATCATCGCTATTGTGCTGGGGATGGTGATGATGCTGGTGACCGTAGCCTCAGGAGTTGGACTTCAAAAAAAGATCCGGGAGAAAGTCTCTGCTTTTAATGGCCATATCATCATTAGTAATTTTGACGGAAACAACAGCGAAGAAACAGTCAATCCGATCGCTTTGGACCAAGAGTTCTATCCGGATTTTGACGCAGTTCCCGAAGTTACTCACGTGCAAGCCATCGCGGCCAAACAGGGGATCATTCGAACGGCGAGTACCTTTGAAGGGGTCATGGTCAAGGGTGTAGGTGCCGATTATAATTGGAATCTAATTGAAGAATACCTCACCCAGGGGCGGCTCCCGGAATACACCGGAGCACTGAACACAGAGATCTTATTAAGTAATTACCTGGCTAACCGCCTGGGCTTTCAGCTGGGGGACAAACTGATCACCTATTTCGTCAATGACGACGGAAAGTTCAAAGCGGTCCGCTTTGATGTGGTGGGGATCTATGAATCCGGATTTCAGGAATTTGATGAGATCTATCTCTTCGCCGATATACGGCACATACAGCGCGTTAATCGTTGGGAAGCTAATGAGGTGGGTGCCTTTGAGGTATTTATCTCCGACTTTGATGAGTTGGCGATGGTGGGGAACAAGGTCTATGAGAATACCGGCTCCACGCTGAACTCGCGTACCGTCACCCAGAAATACTATTCGATTTTTGAATGGATCGCCTTATTTGATTTCAATATTATTTTGATCATCGCCGTGATGATCCTGGTCGCCGGAATTAATATGATCGTCGCCCTGCTCGTGCTGATTTTAGAGCGCACCCAAATGATCGGTATTCTGAAAGCACTAGGGAGTACCAATTGGAGTGTGCGTAAGATCTTCTTGTACAATGCGGTCTATTTGATCCTTACTGGTTTATTCTGGGGAAATCTGATCGGTATCGGCATTTTGCTGGTCCAGCAGCACTACGGCATCATCGCGCTCAATCCCGAAACCTATTATGTGACCCAAGCCCCGGTCGACTTGAATTGGGGCTACATTCTCCTGTTGAACCTGGGAACCTTTTTGCTCTGCATGCTGATGCTATTGATTCCCTCCTATATCGTGACCCGAATTGTTCCTGTAAAGAGTATTCGCTTTGAGTAG
- a CDS encoding DUF2851 family protein gives MREDFLHYLWLYKKLAVPSSGPPDRTITLTDGQAFELLDSGQHNQLAGPDFFNAQVRIDGQHWVGNVEVHLKASDWYAHHHETDEAYANVILHVVWEHDVDVYDLNNNPLPTLQLKDWVLPSVLANYQSLFRNKKYKFILCEQEIDQVDPGLVEAWLESLYLERLEQKVMRIEQLLAESKNDWEAVLFSMLLRSFGTQINAEAFEQLAKSIPFPIIRKLAQDQSTLEIVLLGRAGLLDPPLNHPFQEQWLRQFKYLEHKFSLAPAQLPVVQFYRLRPPNFPTVRLSQFAAVYAQSQSLFNTLMQADTLEAMLPLFQTTPSAFWQKHYTFTKAHPRKEKKLSRSFIDLLLINTVLPLHFAYHRKRRLNQDSEVLSWMAKLPAESNRVVREFAKRIPATQNALHTQALVQLKLHYCDRFRCLHCRVGNSLLQRPIQP, from the coding sequence ATGCGCGAAGATTTTTTACACTATCTCTGGCTTTATAAAAAGTTGGCTGTTCCCTCCTCTGGACCACCTGATCGAACGATAACACTGACCGACGGACAAGCATTTGAGCTGCTCGACAGTGGTCAGCATAACCAGCTGGCGGGGCCTGATTTTTTCAATGCGCAGGTACGCATTGACGGACAGCACTGGGTGGGTAATGTTGAGGTTCATTTGAAAGCCTCCGACTGGTATGCGCATCATCATGAGACCGATGAGGCTTACGCCAATGTGATCCTTCATGTGGTCTGGGAGCATGATGTAGACGTTTACGATTTAAATAACAATCCCTTGCCAACACTGCAATTAAAGGATTGGGTACTCCCTTCTGTACTGGCTAATTATCAATCGTTATTTCGAAACAAGAAGTATAAGTTCATCTTGTGTGAACAGGAAATTGACCAGGTGGATCCCGGTCTGGTGGAGGCTTGGTTGGAGTCGTTGTATTTGGAGCGTCTGGAGCAGAAAGTCATGCGAATCGAACAACTTTTGGCGGAATCTAAGAACGATTGGGAGGCTGTGTTATTTAGCATGTTGCTGCGATCTTTCGGTACGCAGATCAATGCAGAGGCCTTTGAACAGCTGGCTAAATCCATTCCTTTTCCGATCATTCGAAAGCTTGCACAGGATCAATCCACCTTAGAAATCGTGTTGTTGGGGAGGGCCGGATTGCTCGATCCACCCTTAAATCATCCCTTCCAAGAGCAGTGGTTGCGACAATTTAAATATTTGGAGCACAAATTCTCCTTAGCTCCGGCGCAACTCCCGGTCGTCCAATTCTATCGCCTTCGCCCCCCAAATTTTCCGACCGTTCGGCTTTCTCAATTTGCTGCGGTTTATGCTCAATCGCAGTCACTTTTTAATACTTTGATGCAGGCCGATACTCTAGAAGCGATGCTTCCCCTGTTTCAAACCACCCCTTCCGCTTTTTGGCAAAAGCACTATACGTTCACAAAAGCCCATCCCAGAAAAGAAAAGAAACTGAGTCGGTCATTTATAGACCTGCTCTTGATCAATACCGTTCTACCCTTGCATTTTGCCTATCATCGCAAACGACGACTGAATCAGGATTCAGAGGTGTTGAGTTGGATGGCAAAGCTTCCGGCCGAGTCGAATCGCGTGGTCCGGGAATTTGCCAAGCGCATCCCCGCCACTCAAAATGCCTTGCATACCCAGGCGCTGGTACAGCTCAAGCTACACTATTGCGATCGCTTTCGCTGTTTGCACTGTAGAGTAGGAAATAGCTTGCTTCAACGTCCAATTCAGCCGTAA
- a CDS encoding DUF1343 domain-containing protein, with the protein MPYYWIKSTLFLLVILVFSCQGQANLKPTPQTPETVKTDSLKSVVNPLVGANRLELYEPLLKGKRIGVVCNPSSLIFHTNDHQAGATHLVDSLLSRKHKLVKVYSPEHGFRGTADAGEEVADGMDKKTGLPLISVYGKNKKPTPEQLEGVDLLIFDIQDVGVRFYTYISTLHYLMEAAAEAALPVIVLDRPNPNGHYIDGPTLLPEHQSFLGMHPVPLVHGMTIGEYAQMINGEQWLKNGIQADLTVIPMEGYTHQSRYSLPVRPSPNLPNDQAINLYPSLGLLEGTTLNAGRGTDFQFQVFGAPELPVEEFPFDYTPEPNFGAKYPKHQGSLCHGKDLRKVPFLAEVDLGWIIEAYQAFPKDQTFFNTENFTLHAGTPRLQEQIEAGLTMEDIRQSWQPALEAYAIQRKAYLLYPLN; encoded by the coding sequence ATGCCATATTATTGGATCAAAAGTACCCTTTTTCTACTAGTTATACTGGTATTTTCCTGTCAAGGTCAGGCCAACCTCAAACCTACACCACAAACCCCCGAAACCGTCAAGACTGACTCGTTGAAGTCGGTCGTCAATCCGCTGGTGGGTGCCAATCGATTGGAATTGTATGAACCTTTGCTGAAGGGAAAACGTATTGGCGTGGTCTGCAATCCCAGCAGTCTGATCTTCCACACGAACGATCATCAGGCCGGCGCCACGCATCTGGTCGATAGTTTGCTTTCGCGAAAGCATAAGCTCGTTAAAGTGTATTCGCCAGAACACGGATTTCGGGGAACCGCCGATGCCGGAGAAGAAGTGGCTGATGGAATGGACAAAAAAACCGGCTTACCCCTCATTTCCGTCTACGGTAAAAATAAAAAGCCAACTCCTGAGCAACTGGAAGGCGTTGACCTCCTGATTTTTGATATTCAGGATGTAGGCGTCCGGTTTTACACCTACATCTCCACCCTCCATTACCTCATGGAAGCGGCAGCCGAAGCAGCACTTCCGGTGATTGTCTTAGATCGTCCCAACCCCAACGGACACTATATCGATGGCCCTACTTTACTTCCGGAACACCAAAGCTTTTTAGGCATGCACCCGGTGCCCCTGGTACACGGAATGACCATTGGGGAGTATGCTCAAATGATCAATGGAGAACAGTGGTTGAAAAACGGCATTCAGGCTGATCTTACGGTCATTCCTATGGAAGGCTATACCCATCAAAGCCGATACAGTCTTCCGGTTCGCCCCTCGCCCAATCTGCCTAACGATCAAGCCATCAATCTCTACCCCAGTCTGGGACTGCTTGAAGGAACGACCCTGAACGCAGGACGAGGCACCGATTTTCAGTTTCAGGTGTTTGGAGCCCCTGAGCTCCCGGTAGAAGAATTCCCCTTCGACTACACCCCGGAACCTAATTTTGGCGCCAAATACCCCAAACACCAGGGTAGCCTATGTCATGGTAAAGATTTACGAAAGGTCCCTTTTCTCGCAGAGGTCGATCTGGGATGGATCATTGAGGCCTATCAGGCCTTTCCCAAAGACCAAACATTCTTCAATACGGAAAACTTCACCTTGCATGCCGGAACGCCGCGACTGCAAGAACAAATTGAAGCCGGACTCACCATGGAAGATATTCGCCAAAGCTGGCAACCAGCGCTGGAAGCCTACGCTATACAGCGTAAAGCGTATCTGCTCTACCCCTTGAATTGA
- a CDS encoding YkgJ family cysteine cluster protein: protein MEELIESLPQRAKDKQKEHKAFFKKLRRKPPKNLDYLMQELHEEEFQRTDCLECANCCKTTGPLFTPKDITRIAKHLRMKETEFIATYLRVDEDRDYVLQTTPCAFLGADNHCMIYEQRPKACREFPHTDRKKFQQISQLTLKNVAICPAAFHIVEEMRKRIPH, encoded by the coding sequence ATGGAAGAGCTGATCGAATCCTTACCGCAACGGGCCAAAGATAAGCAGAAGGAGCATAAAGCCTTCTTTAAAAAATTGCGCAGGAAGCCCCCAAAAAATCTGGATTATCTCATGCAGGAATTGCACGAGGAAGAGTTTCAACGCACCGACTGTCTGGAGTGTGCCAATTGTTGTAAAACCACCGGTCCGTTGTTCACCCCCAAAGACATCACGCGTATTGCCAAACACTTACGCATGAAAGAGACCGAATTTATCGCGACCTACCTGCGGGTGGATGAAGACCGGGACTATGTATTGCAAACCACGCCCTGTGCCTTCTTAGGTGCCGATAACCATTGTATGATCTACGAGCAGCGACCCAAAGCCTGTCGCGAGTTTCCACATACCGATCGCAAGAAATTTCAACAGATCAGTCAGTTGACCCTGAAGAACGTGGCAATTTGTCCGGCAGCCTTCCATATCGTGGAGGAGATGCGCAAGCGCATCCCGCACTGA